A single bacterium DNA region contains:
- a CDS encoding PDZ domain-containing protein has protein sequence MKAGVFIIEHYRTLTNYFGTALVAWLLSALLAQVVAMFIPTTTAIVSSSAPKKQALTPSIFAQRETVDRFMQICERNIFDSAKRTACTEEVAVNEPQFNPNAAPVKSDINAQLLGTMVLTGSSSYASITVNGESKSKTYKVGQTFAGEATIYEIQRNKVFFNRKGKREYIEVAKLPQFSRGPARSSRPSSPSSAGIKRDGDKITLSRSKVESTLNDLNKILQDARMVPSYNNGKVTGFKIFAIRRGSIFDQLGLKNGDEIQRINGTQVDSLEKALPMLQMVKTESNVDIDMVRRGSKKTLDITIQ, from the coding sequence ATGAAAGCCGGCGTATTTATCATAGAACATTACCGTACCTTGACCAATTATTTTGGAACAGCCCTTGTTGCATGGTTGCTTTCTGCATTATTGGCACAAGTGGTTGCGATGTTTATTCCAACGACCACAGCCATTGTGTCGTCATCTGCACCCAAAAAACAAGCACTTACACCTTCTATATTTGCACAGCGAGAAACTGTGGATCGTTTTATGCAAATTTGTGAACGTAATATTTTTGACTCTGCCAAGCGTACGGCATGTACAGAGGAAGTTGCTGTCAATGAGCCTCAGTTTAATCCCAATGCCGCTCCAGTCAAAAGTGATATCAATGCTCAGCTTTTAGGAACCATGGTTTTAACTGGGTCCAGTTCTTATGCCAGCATTACCGTTAACGGTGAAAGTAAATCAAAAACCTATAAAGTGGGACAAACTTTTGCCGGTGAAGCAACCATTTATGAAATCCAGCGCAATAAAGTGTTTTTTAACCGTAAAGGCAAAAGAGAATACATCGAAGTAGCAAAGCTTCCACAGTTTTCTCGTGGTCCGGCAAGAAGTTCAAGGCCAAGCAGTCCTTCTAGCGCTGGCATTAAACGTGATGGGGATAAAATCACTTTGTCACGGTCTAAAGTTGAATCCACCCTCAATGACTTGAATAAAATTTTACAAGATGCACGCATGGTTCCAAGCTATAACAACGGCAAAGTTACCGGTTTTAAAATTTTTGCTATTCGTCGTGGCAGTATCTTTGACCAGCTGGGTTTAAAAAACGGCGATGAAATCCAACGCATCAACGGTACGCAGGTGGATAGTTTGGAAAAAGCTTTGCCCATGTTGCAAATGGTTAAAACCGAAAGCAATGTTGATATAGACATGGTGCGCAGGGGCAGTAAAAAAACTTTGGATATAACAATTCAGTAA
- the gspD gene encoding type II secretion system secretin GspD — MKQRRPHLSTLFSLTFLSVTVFAQSPLPPLTQVQNSTQKSSVKQIPQAQPAAKPQNKETDSARPKVTPTKKPVAQKKDTGVFKVTDKGKVNLDFVDAEIAEIAKSISELTERNFVFDEKVRGKITLVSPSPVSIDEAYQAFISALEVKNFTVVKVGKLYKIVPIRDMKTQPLRTSSRKPYGNYDEFITRLVPIQHSNAQELVKSLRGLVSKNGDLIAYAPTNMLILTDNVANIQRMLKIINRLDQEGFQESIQFIPLEYAAAQDVAEKIEKLFDIQGSKKGPSNTPNRPSTPNNANTPSNDFSGAEGSHFISKIIPDERTNSLIVVANKEGIKRIKDVIVQLDQAMQDLAGKGRVHVHYLQYADATEMAEILSGVSSNSANNDDNRNSRLRRRNTILSSQAYRNPNINRNTNDNTSGSPVLSDEVQVTADPYTNALVITASPTDYESLIPVINKLDIRRPQAFVEAMILEVNLDKASEFGLTGHGGGDLGGGAKIFGATTFGSNSSAFPSTDPTALQGFTALLQGPTFDLPLAGGDILTLPAYGGLFKMLQSNGTINVLSTPNILTQDNTEAEIVVGRVVPFITAQGRDVNNQPINQVQREDVATTLRITPQINSSDELTLEIFQESQDLVAGANVETFGPTTSKRSTQTTVLVKDGQTVTIGGLISDKISDSESKVPVLGDIPIIGWLFKNRTKSRNKTSLVLFITPHIVRYPEDLERITMDKNDERKRFLKRNRMDDHPDLKYKKLEETIRIKNKNKENTPSAPITGPSNDFFDSQKTTALKVNS, encoded by the coding sequence ATGAAACAAAGACGACCTCACTTATCAACCCTTTTTTCTTTAACATTTTTAAGTGTTACTGTTTTTGCCCAGTCTCCTTTACCGCCCTTAACTCAAGTACAAAATAGTACACAGAAATCTTCTGTCAAACAAATACCTCAAGCTCAACCAGCAGCAAAACCGCAAAATAAAGAAACTGATTCCGCCCGTCCAAAAGTTACCCCTACAAAAAAACCCGTAGCTCAAAAAAAAGACACCGGCGTTTTTAAAGTTACGGATAAAGGCAAAGTCAATTTAGATTTTGTTGATGCAGAGATTGCTGAAATAGCAAAATCAATAAGCGAACTCACTGAACGTAATTTTGTGTTTGATGAAAAAGTCCGCGGAAAAATAACCTTGGTGTCTCCAAGTCCGGTTTCAATAGATGAAGCCTACCAAGCTTTTATTTCTGCTTTAGAGGTTAAGAACTTCACTGTGGTTAAAGTTGGAAAGTTGTATAAAATTGTTCCCATCAGAGACATGAAAACTCAACCTCTACGCACAAGTTCACGCAAACCTTATGGTAACTATGATGAGTTCATTACTCGTCTTGTACCCATACAACACAGCAATGCTCAAGAACTGGTAAAATCTCTACGCGGCCTGGTTTCAAAAAATGGTGACCTGATTGCATATGCCCCAACCAACATGCTTATTTTAACTGATAATGTTGCCAACATTCAACGGATGCTAAAAATCATTAACCGTCTTGATCAAGAAGGTTTTCAAGAAAGTATTCAATTCATACCTTTAGAATATGCCGCCGCTCAAGATGTAGCTGAAAAAATAGAAAAGCTTTTTGATATTCAGGGCAGTAAAAAGGGTCCCTCCAATACACCCAATAGACCCAGCACGCCAAATAACGCCAACACTCCAAGCAACGATTTTTCTGGTGCTGAAGGCAGTCATTTTATTTCAAAAATTATTCCTGATGAACGCACAAACTCACTGATTGTGGTTGCCAACAAAGAAGGCATTAAGCGTATTAAAGATGTTATTGTGCAATTGGATCAAGCCATGCAAGACCTTGCTGGCAAAGGTCGTGTTCATGTTCATTACTTGCAGTATGCTGATGCCACGGAAATGGCTGAAATTCTTTCTGGCGTATCGAGCAACAGTGCTAATAATGATGACAATAGAAACTCGCGTTTACGGCGTCGTAACACGATTCTCTCTAGTCAGGCTTATCGCAACCCCAATATCAATAGAAATACAAATGATAATACTTCTGGTTCTCCTGTTCTTAGCGATGAAGTTCAGGTTACTGCTGATCCTTACACCAACGCCTTGGTCATTACCGCTTCACCAACAGACTATGAAAGTTTAATTCCTGTTATCAATAAGCTTGATATTCGTAGACCTCAAGCATTTGTAGAAGCCATGATATTAGAAGTCAACCTGGATAAAGCTTCTGAGTTTGGTTTAACTGGTCATGGTGGTGGTGACTTGGGCGGCGGCGCAAAAATCTTTGGTGCAACCACATTTGGTAGTAACAGTTCAGCATTCCCATCCACTGACCCAACTGCTTTACAAGGTTTTACCGCTTTATTGCAAGGTCCTACTTTTGACTTACCCTTGGCCGGCGGTGATATACTAACATTACCCGCTTATGGTGGTTTGTTCAAGATGCTGCAAAGCAATGGAACCATCAATGTCTTATCCACTCCCAATATTTTAACCCAAGATAATACTGAAGCCGAAATTGTTGTGGGTAGAGTTGTTCCGTTTATCACCGCACAAGGTAGAGATGTTAACAATCAGCCCATCAACCAAGTACAACGTGAAGATGTTGCAACAACCTTAAGAATTACACCACAAATTAACTCATCTGATGAGTTGACCTTAGAAATTTTTCAAGAAAGCCAAGACTTGGTTGCAGGTGCAAATGTTGAAACTTTTGGTCCAACCACATCCAAACGCTCAACCCAAACCACTGTTTTGGTTAAAGATGGGCAAACTGTGACCATTGGTGGTTTAATCAGTGATAAAATCAGTGACTCAGAAAGCAAGGTTCCGGTTTTGGGTGATATTCCTATCATTGGCTGGTTATTTAAAAACAGAACCAAGTCACGCAACAAAACCAGCTTGGTTTTATTTATAACGCCACATATTGTTCGCTACCCTGAAGATCTTGAGCGCATTACCATGGATAAAAATGATGAGCGTAAACGTTTCTTAAAACGCAATCGTATGGATGATCACCCTGACTTAAAATACAAAAAGTTAGAAGAAACCATTCGTATTAAAAATAAAAACAAAGAGAATACGCCATCTGCACCCATCACAGGTCCAAGCAATGACTTTTTTGATTCACAAAAAACAACCGCACTGAAGGTGAACTCATGA
- the gspE gene encoding type II secretion system ATPase GspE gives MKDERTKANKITVASDSEATEIWQAPQLAEEKISLTDNGFTAPTDVSFLGMSLGEILTQTTSMSPEQLAEAMAQGQNEAALVDYLLKKKWITSTQLMQARSLQLNIPLIDAEKLKDLDSQLIADIPINFAKKFTLVPVDKTAFAYTIAIFSPKSMEALEDLKLLLQADINPVLAWKDDIVSAINSIYNQATRADNNINQDLIDDIEGQNLAQMNLSETEDLLDSEDDAPIIRLVNALLFQGVKDGASDIHIEPGERDVSVRFRIDGVLNEIMRPPRKAHNAISSRVKIMADLDIAERRIPQDGRIKIKIGGRDVDIRVSTLPTSFGERIVMRLLDTSNVLLNIEDLGFTKQQLEIINRVVHLSHGIFLVTGPTGSGKSTTLYSCLSRINTPGRNIITVEDPVEIQLAGISQIQVNEKVDLTFAAGLRSILRQDPDVVMIGEIRDKETAEIAIKASMTGHMVFSTLHTNDASTTVTRLKDMGVDTFKIADALEAVMAQRLARKLCKECREPYTPTDIELRQLNVTRDKLEGKTIYQAKGCAKCSQTGYKGRTGIHEILPIDDHIQPLILSGADGATIKRTAIEHGMLTLREDGALKVLDGTSSIDEILRVTQDEIGFDD, from the coding sequence ATGAAAGACGAACGGACAAAAGCCAATAAAATAACCGTAGCCTCAGACTCAGAAGCCACGGAAATTTGGCAAGCTCCGCAGTTGGCTGAAGAAAAGATATCTTTAACTGACAATGGCTTTACTGCACCCACAGACGTGTCTTTTTTGGGCATGAGCTTGGGAGAAATTTTAACGCAAACAACATCCATGTCCCCAGAACAGTTGGCTGAAGCCATGGCGCAAGGACAAAATGAAGCTGCCTTGGTGGATTATCTGCTTAAAAAAAAGTGGATTACCTCCACGCAACTGATGCAAGCTCGCAGCTTGCAATTGAACATCCCTCTGATTGATGCAGAAAAACTTAAAGATTTAGACTCCCAGTTAATTGCAGATATTCCCATTAACTTTGCTAAAAAATTTACACTGGTTCCTGTTGATAAAACTGCCTTCGCTTACACCATTGCTATTTTTAGTCCAAAATCGATGGAAGCCTTGGAAGATCTAAAGTTGCTTTTACAAGCAGATATCAATCCGGTATTGGCTTGGAAAGATGATATTGTCAGTGCCATCAACTCAATTTACAACCAGGCCACCCGAGCCGATAATAACATTAACCAAGACTTGATTGATGATATTGAAGGTCAAAATTTGGCACAAATGAATTTGAGCGAAACTGAAGACCTTTTAGACAGTGAAGACGATGCGCCAATCATCCGCTTAGTCAATGCTTTACTGTTCCAAGGGGTGAAAGATGGTGCCAGTGATATTCACATAGAACCCGGTGAAAGAGATGTCTCTGTGCGCTTTAGAATAGATGGTGTACTCAATGAAATCATGCGTCCACCCCGCAAGGCTCACAATGCCATCAGCTCAAGGGTTAAAATTATGGCAGACCTTGATATTGCTGAACGCCGTATTCCACAAGATGGAAGGATTAAAATTAAAATTGGTGGTAGAGATGTGGATATTCGTGTTTCTACTTTACCCACATCCTTTGGTGAACGTATAGTTATGCGTTTGTTAGATACCTCTAATGTTTTATTGAATATAGAAGATCTGGGATTTACCAAACAGCAGCTAGAAATTATTAATCGAGTGGTTCATTTAAGTCATGGTATCTTTTTGGTTACCGGTCCTACAGGTTCTGGTAAAAGTACAACCTTGTATTCTTGTTTATCTCGTATCAATACACCGGGACGAAATATTATTACCGTTGAAGATCCTGTAGAGATTCAATTGGCAGGAATCAGTCAAATTCAAGTGAATGAAAAAGTAGATTTAACTTTTGCTGCTGGTTTACGTTCTATCTTGCGTCAGGATCCGGATGTGGTGATGATCGGGGAGATTCGGGATAAAGAGACGGCGGAAATTGCCATTAAAGCATCGATGACTGGTCACATGGTGTTTTCAACCTTACACACCAACGATGCCAGCACCACCGTTACCCGTTTAAAAGATATGGGTGTTGATACATTTAAAATAGCCGATGCCCTTGAAGCCGTTATGGCTCAACGTTTGGCAAGGAAACTGTGTAAAGAATGTAGAGAGCCCTATACCCCTACAGACATAGAGTTAAGGCAACTTAATGTTACCAGAGATAAACTTGAGGGCAAAACCATTTACCAAGCCAAAGGCTGTGCTAAGTGCAGTCAAACCGGCTACAAGGGGCGTACCGGTATTCATGAAATTTTACCCATTGATGATCATATTCAACCTTTAATTTTAAGTGGTGCTGACGGTGCCACCATTAAAAGAACAGCCATAGAACATGGAATGCTAACTTTACGTGAAGATGGTGCTTTAAAAGTCTTGGATGGCACCAGCAGCATTGATGAAATCTTACGTGTAACTCAAGATGAAATAGGATTTGATGACTGA
- the gspF gene encoding type II secretion system inner membrane protein GspF, which produces MPLFEYQAINAQGKTINGYLQANNRNDLREKLRRDGMFLSDAKESKAKDEKSVPGNVKIKLGGGKPKTGDIALMTRQLSTLISSGIPLVESIQALSEQVENLNLKKALSDIKEKVNEGSSMADAMQPHVPNTFDKLYVNMIGAGEVSGAFDLVLNRLADYTENQDKLKGKVSSALAYPIAMVCIAFLAVIVIFTFIIPKLITLFNDLEQALPLPTQILIALSNIFTSYWYIALGVIVVTVFGIRKYLSTYKGRYNYHRFLLNMPLFGKLFRMVSISRFASTLSTLLSSGVPILTAMDIVKNVINNLVLTEVIDKVRNNLREGDSISVPLKNSGEFPPMVTHMISVGEKTGELEGMLAKISQTYEMQVDRAVSTITSLIEPLMMLVLMLGIGFIVLAVMLPMFNMNQAMG; this is translated from the coding sequence ATGCCTTTGTTTGAATACCAAGCCATCAATGCCCAAGGCAAAACTATCAATGGCTATTTACAAGCCAATAATCGTAATGACTTGCGTGAAAAACTGCGTCGTGATGGCATGTTTTTATCAGATGCCAAAGAATCCAAAGCCAAAGATGAAAAAAGTGTTCCCGGTAATGTTAAAATCAAGTTGGGTGGAGGTAAACCCAAAACTGGGGATATTGCCCTGATGACCCGTCAACTCTCCACTTTGATTTCTTCAGGTATTCCTTTGGTTGAATCTATTCAAGCTTTGTCTGAACAAGTAGAAAATTTAAATTTAAAAAAAGCCCTCAGTGACATTAAAGAAAAAGTTAATGAAGGAAGCAGTATGGCGGATGCCATGCAACCGCATGTGCCTAACACATTTGATAAACTTTATGTCAACATGATTGGTGCCGGTGAAGTCTCAGGTGCTTTTGATCTTGTCTTGAATCGTTTGGCTGATTACACAGAAAACCAGGACAAACTTAAAGGTAAAGTCAGTTCAGCCTTGGCTTACCCTATTGCCATGGTGTGTATTGCTTTTTTAGCCGTCATTGTCATATTCACTTTTATTATTCCAAAATTGATTACGCTGTTCAATGACCTAGAACAAGCACTTCCTTTGCCCACTCAAATCTTGATTGCCTTGAGTAATATTTTTACCTCGTATTGGTATATTGCCCTGGGTGTGATTGTTGTCACTGTTTTTGGTATCCGAAAATACCTTTCAACCTACAAAGGCCGTTACAACTACCATCGTTTTCTTTTAAATATGCCACTTTTTGGCAAGCTGTTTAGAATGGTTTCTATTTCTAGGTTTGCCAGCACCTTATCAACTCTACTTTCTAGTGGTGTTCCTATTTTAACCGCCATGGACATTGTTAAAAATGTGATTAATAATTTAGTGCTGACTGAAGTGATTGATAAAGTACGCAACAACTTAAGGGAAGGAGATTCAATATCGGTTCCCTTAAAAAACTCTGGTGAGTTTCCACCCATGGTGACGCATATGATTTCTGTGGGAGAGAAAACCGGGGAACTAGAGGGGATGCTAGCAAAAATATCCCAAACCTATGAAATGCAAGTCGATCGCGCAGTTTCAACCATCACCTCATTGATAGAACCTCTGATGATGCTGGTCTTAATGCTGGGCATTGGCTTTATTGTGCTAGCTGTGATGTTACCCATGTTTAATATGAATCAGGCAATGGGCTAA
- a CDS encoding type II secretion system protein GspG — protein sequence MKQNNKLKLYKKNAGFSLVELMAAVVIIALLSGLAGLGVSRMLKSSRIKAAQSEISTFSQALDIYDMECGGYPDTLQGLIEKPSSGCPGFPDGGFLNKKEIKLDPWKNEYQYEKNGINNTSGFDLWSMGPDKEDGTVDDITNWASESLD from the coding sequence ATGAAACAAAACAATAAACTTAAACTGTACAAGAAAAACGCTGGTTTTTCTTTGGTGGAATTGATGGCTGCAGTGGTGATCATTGCGCTCTTATCTGGACTGGCAGGACTTGGGGTTTCAAGAATGCTAAAAAGCTCTAGAATAAAAGCGGCTCAAAGTGAAATTTCTACTTTTAGCCAAGCTTTGGATATTTATGACATGGAATGCGGAGGCTATCCAGACACATTACAAGGCTTAATTGAAAAGCCTAGCAGTGGCTGTCCGGGCTTTCCTGATGGTGGTTTCTTAAATAAAAAAGAAATCAAGCTTGATCCATGGAAAAATGAATATCAATATGAAAAAAATGGAATCAATAACACCAGTGGTTTTGATTTATGGTCCATGGGACCGGATAAAGAAGATGGTACAGTTGATGATATTACCAACTGGGCCAGTGAGTCTTTAGACTAA
- a CDS encoding type II secretion system GspH family protein, with translation MKNKAKPCDEFSTTYVVHGTHLRSDSAHGLSSSLLTKLLKKRGGQTVTKDSPLTKKTAGFSLVEVLGAMMILSIALVALMENQSSSLHLTKKSLLLDQATSLAQGKMAELTVEANRRSLSEFPDSGEGTFEDEALQRFSWRYQTQPVEAPDFAAMAKVAMGEEGASTGEGSAGLLDGPLKSVTEAWSKALLELRVEILWKEGNSEKNYAVVTHLIDEQASSNIAGMVKGMSQALGGGNNEEGGFQ, from the coding sequence ATGAAGAACAAGGCAAAGCCTTGTGATGAATTTAGTACAACTTATGTCGTTCACGGCACCCATTTGCGTTCGGATTCGGCACATGGTCTTTCCTCCTCTTTGTTAACAAAACTATTGAAAAAAAGAGGAGGCCAAACTGTTACTAAAGATTCCCCTTTAACAAAAAAAACTGCTGGGTTTAGTCTTGTTGAGGTTTTGGGGGCAATGATGATTTTATCCATTGCGCTTGTGGCTTTGATGGAAAATCAATCCAGTTCATTGCATTTAACAAAGAAGTCTCTACTCTTGGACCAAGCCACTTCTTTAGCTCAAGGAAAAATGGCTGAACTTACGGTTGAGGCCAACCGTAGAAGCTTATCTGAATTTCCTGATTCAGGTGAAGGTACTTTTGAAGATGAAGCTTTACAACGTTTTTCATGGCGCTATCAAACACAGCCCGTTGAAGCTCCAGACTTTGCTGCCATGGCTAAAGTAGCCATGGGAGAAGAAGGCGCCTCCACAGGTGAAGGCAGCGCTGGTCTGTTAGACGGTCCTCTTAAGAGTGTTACTGAGGCGTGGAGTAAAGCTCTATTAGAATTACGCGTTGAAATTCTGTGGAAAGAAGGCAACTCAGAAAAAAATTATGCTGTGGTCACCCATCTCATCGATGAACAAGCATCCAGTAATATTGCAGGCATGGTCAAAGGCATGAGCCAAGCTTTGGGTGGGGGTAATAATGAAGAAGGTGGGTTTCAATGA
- a CDS encoding general secretion pathway protein GspK, whose product MAKFKLGKESYTNTRPKQSESESKSNTTRRHRLIPPLDKIKRLKNGMLFYKAFFAKGKANKNHVFYWFGEKRFSPKKTRGSVALTMVLMIIAIITTLAIEISYRSQVSASLVVNKRDYIKAYELAKAGFRWSLMRLSLDTALDQIPAIPGTNFGGKKDDLSEMQWAMPLPYPLPIGSSLLEKSPEQLSQELGGSFVSNIYDESAKINLNDVGSGGPGTQKRWSGTSEVLENLLLSHRFKRFNKDKDHRELLWAIEDWVDDDSKVNHMSGGIEDAQYMLDNIPNFHVKNGPFYTVDEVKLLKPMTQELFEEIKPFITVYPFNAKLPKLSTQQVTPLGKININTAPLELIAALFNRQALPNLKARLECAQLVTQARELQAFRSIGQGDGGFIAFLNSQCGGAESQQEGQFPIISNIVKGILDIRSDYFRIEAQASVGKITTTIDAVVSRKDSKKPQIMYWRVR is encoded by the coding sequence GTGGCAAAATTTAAGCTTGGAAAAGAAAGCTACACCAACACCCGACCCAAACAATCCGAATCCGAATCCAAGTCCAACACCACAAGGAGGCACAGATTGATCCCTCCTTTAGATAAAATCAAGCGATTAAAAAATGGAATGCTGTTTTATAAGGCTTTCTTCGCAAAGGGGAAAGCCAATAAAAACCACGTTTTTTATTGGTTTGGGGAAAAGCGTTTTTCCCCTAAAAAAACCAGAGGTTCGGTGGCTTTGACCATGGTTCTGATGATCATTGCAATCATCACCACCTTGGCCATTGAAATATCTTATCGTTCACAAGTCAGCGCCAGCTTGGTTGTCAATAAGCGTGATTATATTAAAGCTTATGAGCTAGCAAAAGCAGGGTTTAGATGGTCTCTTATGCGCTTAAGTTTAGATACGGCTTTGGACCAAATCCCTGCCATACCAGGAACCAACTTTGGTGGTAAAAAAGATGACCTGAGTGAAATGCAATGGGCAATGCCTTTACCTTACCCCTTGCCTATTGGAAGCAGTTTGTTGGAAAAAAGCCCTGAACAACTCAGTCAAGAACTAGGTGGAAGTTTTGTTTCTAACATTTATGATGAAAGCGCAAAAATTAACCTTAACGATGTGGGCTCTGGTGGCCCTGGGACGCAGAAAAGATGGTCCGGGACCTCTGAAGTTTTAGAAAATTTGCTCTTATCTCACCGTTTCAAACGGTTTAATAAAGATAAAGATCATAGAGAGTTGTTATGGGCTATTGAAGACTGGGTGGACGATGACAGTAAAGTCAATCATATGTCTGGCGGGATAGAAGATGCCCAATACATGTTGGATAATATTCCCAATTTCCATGTTAAAAATGGACCGTTTTACACTGTCGATGAAGTTAAATTGCTCAAACCCATGACTCAAGAGTTGTTTGAAGAAATAAAACCCTTTATTACTGTTTATCCTTTTAATGCCAAACTTCCCAAACTCTCTACCCAGCAAGTAACGCCTTTGGGTAAAATTAATATCAATACCGCCCCTTTAGAACTGATTGCAGCTTTGTTTAATAGACAAGCCTTACCCAACCTCAAAGCCCGTTTAGAGTGTGCTCAACTGGTTACTCAAGCTAGAGAGCTGCAAGCGTTTAGAAGTATTGGCCAAGGAGACGGTGGCTTTATTGCTTTTCTTAATTCACAATGTGGTGGTGCAGAAAGCCAGCAAGAAGGCCAATTCCCTATCATATCCAATATTGTTAAAGGTATTTTAGATATTCGTTCAGATTATTTCAGAATAGAAGCACAAGCCTCTGTAGGTAAAATAACCACCACCATTGATGCTGTAGTTTCAAGAAAAGATTCAAAAAAACCACAAATCATGTATTGGAGAGTAAGGTAA
- the pilM gene encoding pilus assembly protein PilM produces the protein MAEKILGLDIGTFSIKAALFESSFTQSELINVYESAPLNIGEHDSHEQLVAKQVAAIGQLIKDNEIDFKTVISSIPSTQVSFKPMVLPLSKTQIEKILPFEMENFLPFPIDEMTFDHDLIKFEKPNSHILATAVKNQYIQEHLDLLQQANIDPAIVTTDACDLNNALMFNPEQNLPEHYGILHLGHRFSYLVFIYNGKVQHIRSQFFGGAHLTEAIRKNLDLTLEQAVEVKHSHGVLELPSNPLRSEDLKKLSETLHTAFSNPLNQIKQNIGLYRASTEFEQALEKIYLTGGTSQLKNLPAWFSNQLNLPCEPLGAIPQDHAFKNQLQDKEASLNLSIGLGLRAAGKGKQLQKMSHIDLRKGDFAFAKDLSDINKIALFFGQWITVIFVVALLFQSVRFVQLRTQYAQSEKVVLKKFSSILPKVKRKPNNSQTALRTLKKEVKRYEEKQKILTAGLGEETALSVLKTISDVISPDISIDVKELSIDNNKVTLNALTTSFENVDKIVSSLKEHKTFSTIDLGDRKEDSAGKVNFTLTITIESEEEKADSERKKSNRRRRR, from the coding sequence ATGGCAGAAAAAATTTTAGGCTTGGATATAGGAACATTTTCAATCAAAGCAGCTTTGTTTGAATCTTCTTTTACCCAGAGCGAACTAATCAATGTTTACGAAAGTGCCCCTCTGAATATTGGTGAGCATGATAGTCATGAACAGTTGGTTGCAAAACAAGTGGCCGCCATAGGACAACTCATTAAAGATAATGAAATTGATTTTAAAACCGTTATCAGCTCTATTCCATCAACCCAAGTCAGCTTTAAACCCATGGTTCTTCCTTTAAGCAAAACTCAAATTGAAAAAATTCTACCTTTTGAAATGGAAAATTTTTTACCGTTTCCCATTGATGAAATGACCTTTGATCATGATTTAATCAAGTTTGAAAAACCCAACTCACATATACTGGCCACTGCAGTAAAAAATCAATACATTCAAGAACATTTGGATTTACTGCAACAAGCCAATATAGATCCAGCCATTGTGACAACAGATGCCTGTGATTTAAACAATGCGCTTATGTTTAATCCTGAGCAAAATTTACCAGAGCATTATGGAATTTTACATTTAGGACATCGCTTTAGTTATTTGGTATTCATTTATAACGGAAAAGTTCAGCATATACGCAGTCAGTTTTTTGGTGGAGCCCATTTAACAGAAGCTATTCGTAAAAATCTTGATCTTACTTTGGAACAAGCTGTTGAAGTTAAACACTCTCACGGTGTGCTTGAGTTACCTTCAAACCCTTTAAGAAGTGAGGATTTAAAAAAACTATCTGAAACCTTACACACTGCCTTTAGTAACCCTCTTAATCAAATTAAACAAAACATTGGTCTTTACCGGGCATCAACAGAATTTGAACAAGCCCTAGAAAAAATTTATCTTACTGGTGGCACGAGCCAATTAAAAAACCTTCCTGCATGGTTTTCTAATCAGTTGAACTTACCCTGTGAACCTTTGGGCGCTATCCCCCAAGACCATGCATTTAAAAATCAACTGCAAGATAAAGAAGCAAGTTTAAACTTATCGATTGGCCTGGGTCTAAGAGCGGCAGGTAAAGGTAAGCAGTTACAAAAAATGTCTCACATTGATTTAAGAAAAGGAGACTTCGCTTTTGCCAAAGATTTATCGGATATCAATAAAATAGCACTATTTTTTGGGCAATGGATTACTGTTATTTTCGTGGTTGCTTTGCTGTTTCAGTCTGTACGTTTTGTTCAACTGCGAACACAATACGCTCAATCAGAAAAAGTTGTTCTCAAAAAATTCTCGAGTATTTTACCCAAAGTAAAACGTAAACCCAATAACTCTCAGACTGCACTAAGAACCTTAAAAAAAGAAGTTAAGCGCTATGAGGAAAAACAAAAAATTCTTACTGCTGGTTTAGGAGAAGAAACAGCTTTAAGTGTTTTAAAAACCATATCAGATGTTATCTCTCCTGATATTAGTATTGACGTCAAAGAACTCTCCATCGATAACAATAAAGTCACTCTCAATGCCTTAACAACCAGCTTTGAGAATGTGGATAAAATTGTTAGCAGTCTTAAAGAGCATAAAACATTTAGCACTATTGATCTTGGCGACAGAAAAGAAGACAGTGCGGGTAAGGTCAACTTCACATTAACCATAACCATTGAAAGTGAAGAAGAAAAAGCAGATTCGGAACGCAAGAAATCTAACCGAAGGAGACGCAGATGA